In a genomic window of Leptolyngbya sp. SIO1E4:
- a CDS encoding monovalent cation/H(+) antiporter subunit G: MTNHLSYFCIGVGIVFWFWGTWPLLGHRSVLFKLHSLSVADTLGSMSIVVGLLLEIPREWPLLVLALISLTIWNTVLGYVLAYCSSSGGDDA; the protein is encoded by the coding sequence ATGACTAATCACCTGAGTTATTTCTGTATCGGGGTGGGCATTGTCTTCTGGTTTTGGGGAACCTGGCCATTACTGGGCCATCGCTCTGTTTTATTCAAACTCCATAGCCTTTCAGTCGCAGACACCTTAGGTTCAATGAGCATTGTTGTGGGGCTACTTCTCGAAATCCCCCGAGAATGGCCATTGCTAGTTCTGGCGCTCATTTCCCTGACCATTTGGAACACGGTGCTGGGGTATGTGTTGGCTTATTGTTCTAGCAGTGGAGGGGATGATGCCTGA
- a CDS encoding Na+/H+ antiporter subunit E yields the protein MIGYLDLLLRLVIWFLLTADVSPANIVIGICVALLLPRGRGTPAILKDWLRVLWEIIVAIPQAYIEAVEIMVRPHNREDTMMERVKPQRTPGLIFLDIFLITFTPKTIVLKYHEHGWYEVHRIRRRKRLKRLKGDE from the coding sequence ATGATTGGATATCTCGATTTGCTCTTGCGATTAGTTATCTGGTTTTTGCTGACCGCTGATGTGAGCCCAGCCAATATTGTGATTGGGATTTGTGTCGCGCTGCTCTTGCCGCGTGGTCGCGGCACGCCAGCCATCTTAAAAGACTGGCTGCGGGTGCTTTGGGAAATTATTGTGGCCATTCCTCAGGCCTACATTGAGGCCGTTGAAATCATGGTTCGGCCCCATAACCGGGAAGACACCATGATGGAGCGAGTTAAACCCCAGCGCACCCCTGGGCTGATCTTTCTGGATATTTTTCTTATTACTTTTACGCCCAAAACCATTGTTTTGAAATACCACGAACACGGTTGGTATGAAGTGCATCGAATCCGACGACGAAAGCGATTAAAGCGATTAAAAGGAGACGAATAA
- a CDS encoding VOC family protein, which produces MNPFEQQGAFSWCELITPDVAAAQEFYGSLFGWTLKEGPVPGVPYTVIEAAGKQIGGMAPPPPSQPNMPPMWGIYITVNDVDAIAEKAKSLGGEVLLPPMQIESVGRLSLIKDPQGATFCAIQYR; this is translated from the coding sequence ATGAACCCGTTTGAACAGCAGGGTGCGTTTAGCTGGTGTGAGCTGATTACGCCTGATGTCGCTGCTGCTCAAGAGTTTTACGGTTCACTGTTTGGGTGGACGCTCAAAGAAGGGCCAGTCCCCGGGGTGCCTTATACAGTAATTGAGGCGGCGGGAAAGCAGATTGGGGGGATGGCACCACCGCCTCCGAGTCAGCCCAATATGCCCCCGATGTGGGGAATCTATATCACTGTGAATGATGTCGATGCGATCGCGGAAAAGGCGAAGTCTTTGGGGGGTGAGGTCTTATTGCCTCCGATGCAAATTGAATCAGTAGGGCGTCTCTCACTGATTAAAGACCCTCAAGGGGCCACTTTCTGCGCGATTCAATATCGCTAG
- a CDS encoding cation:proton antiporter — MTTITLAWIALPLFVGFSSYLFPKLDRTFALGVALVSLGYGLSRMFDPVPLTLELLDHFGVTLVVDSLSGYFIVTNAVVTAAVVLYCWQQNKTAFFFTQTIILHGSVNAVFVCADFMSLYVALEVIGVAAFLLIAYPRTDRSIWVGLRYLFVSNTAMLLYLIGAVLVYQTQQSFAFTGLQGAPTEAISLIFLGLLTKGGVFVSGLWLPLTHSESETPVSALLSGVVVKTGVFPLVRCALVIEEIDPMIRLFSVGTALLGVSYAIFEKDTKRMLASSTISQLGFVLAAPAAAGFYALTHGLAKASLFLIAGNLPSRNIDELRRHPISRSMWMVLAIASLSISGLPLLAGFGAKVLALKELVPWQGVVMNVAAVGTAIAFAKFIFLPKKQPLSEPAEPTVSRPKSKAGFWGAMVLLLGGLIVANSLYLEGYTAMNIVKAAAKIAGGWLAYLLIFQKLTLKLPRTLEQFEHLIGVMSLMLILLFGMVLA; from the coding sequence ATGACTACCATCACCCTCGCCTGGATTGCTCTACCGCTGTTTGTTGGGTTTAGCAGCTATCTTTTTCCTAAACTCGATCGCACCTTCGCCTTAGGCGTAGCCCTGGTTTCCCTGGGGTATGGGCTATCGCGAATGTTCGACCCAGTGCCCCTGACCTTAGAGCTGCTCGATCACTTTGGCGTCACGCTAGTCGTCGATTCCTTAAGCGGCTACTTCATCGTGACCAATGCCGTTGTCACTGCGGCGGTTGTTCTCTACTGTTGGCAGCAGAATAAAACGGCTTTTTTCTTCACGCAGACCATTATTTTGCACGGCAGCGTCAATGCCGTCTTTGTCTGTGCCGACTTTATGAGCCTGTATGTGGCTTTAGAAGTGATTGGAGTGGCGGCTTTTCTGCTGATTGCCTACCCTCGCACAGATCGTTCGATTTGGGTTGGTTTGCGCTACCTCTTTGTCAGCAATACGGCCATGCTGCTTTACCTGATTGGGGCGGTGCTGGTCTATCAAACGCAGCAATCTTTTGCATTTACTGGGCTGCAGGGGGCGCCAACGGAGGCGATCTCGCTCATCTTTCTGGGGCTGCTGACTAAGGGGGGCGTTTTCGTCTCAGGGTTATGGCTGCCGTTAACCCACTCCGAATCGGAAACCCCGGTGTCGGCATTGCTGTCGGGCGTAGTGGTCAAAACGGGGGTCTTTCCGCTGGTGCGGTGTGCCCTGGTGATCGAGGAAATCGATCCCATGATTCGCCTCTTTAGCGTCGGCACCGCCCTGTTGGGGGTTAGCTACGCCATCTTTGAGAAAGATACCAAGCGCATGCTGGCCTCAAGCACCATTTCACAGTTAGGGTTTGTCTTGGCAGCCCCGGCTGCTGCAGGTTTTTATGCCCTCACCCATGGGCTGGCTAAAGCCTCCCTCTTTTTAATTGCTGGCAACCTCCCCAGCCGCAATATTGACGAACTGCGGCGGCACCCGATATCTCGATCCATGTGGATGGTGCTGGCGATCGCCAGTTTATCGATCTCAGGGCTGCCATTATTGGCTGGCTTTGGGGCTAAAGTCTTGGCCCTCAAGGAGTTAGTTCCCTGGCAGGGGGTGGTGATGAACGTGGCTGCGGTCGGCACCGCGATCGCCTTTGCTAAATTCATCTTTTTGCCGAAAAAGCAGCCTTTGAGTGAACCCGCAGAGCCGACGGTCTCCCGCCCAAAGAGCAAAGCTGGCTTTTGGGGAGCCATGGTGCTGTTGCTAGGGGGGTTGATAGTGGCTAATAGCCTTTATCTCGAAGGCTATACGGCGATGAACATCGTCAAGGCGGCAGCCAAAATTGCCGGAGGTTGGCTCGCCTATCTCTTAATTTTCCAGAAGCTCACCCTCAAACTGCCGCGAACGCTAGAGCAATTTGAGCATCTGATTGGGGTGATGAGTTTGATGTTAATCCTGCTCTTTGGGATGGTGTTGGCATGA
- the metE gene encoding 5-methyltetrahydropteroyltriglutamate--homocysteine S-methyltransferase, which produces MTIQTTTLGYARMGKRREVKKALEAFWNGTLEADALLTTVHDIETHGWKTQLDAGLDRVAVDDQTLYDQVLDWAVRLGLIPPRFQGLTGLDRYFAMARGKDGIPALEMTKWFDTNYHYLVPEIAADASPQENFSDFLETVKRSQVWLANRATPVVLSPVTLLSLSRRSGEFTTDLAKLLPLYRALLEQLKTLGISEVQIHDPILVTSSAGSLQNAVEQTYEQLAAVGIPIHLVTYFDDLGDSYRWITQLPVTGISLDFTRGQNLEWAKTHGFPAEKILGAGVVDGRNVWQSHPEAALTMLQALREIAPNLRVQPSASLQFVPHDATLETQLPAPLRQVLSFAEQKLAEVVFLARTLNGEDTTAQQAQIQHHWQVFEHFNPPNLAVQGALKKLTVEDFQRSLSHSLRLGQQVKLPPLPTTTIGSFPQTQAVRKLRVQHKQGKLSEAEYQTAIDAQIAACIKIQEEIGLDVLVHGEFERTDMVEYFGQQLAGFAFTVHGWVQSYGSRCVRPPIIYGDVSRPHPMTVREFQVAQSLTQKPVKGMLTAPITILNWSFPRADIPRREQAFQIALALRQEIADLEAAGAQIIQVDEPALREGLPLKVQRWNEYLSWAVDAFRLATAIAQPRTQIHTHMCYCEFGDIIHDIERLDADVISIENSRSNNRTLQEVTAAGYSHQIGNGVYDIHSPVVPSTEQLVQQLTAGIAQLPAQQIWVNPDCGLKTRRWEEVVPALKNMVEAARQLREENHATAR; this is translated from the coding sequence ATGACTATTCAAACCACGACCCTGGGCTATGCCCGCATGGGAAAACGCCGCGAAGTCAAGAAAGCGCTTGAAGCCTTTTGGAACGGCACTTTAGAGGCTGATGCCCTGCTGACAACAGTGCACGACATCGAAACCCACGGGTGGAAAACCCAGTTAGATGCGGGCCTCGATCGCGTCGCGGTGGATGACCAAACCCTCTACGATCAGGTGCTGGATTGGGCCGTCCGTTTGGGGTTGATTCCCCCTCGGTTCCAGGGTTTGACCGGGCTCGATCGCTACTTTGCCATGGCTCGGGGGAAGGACGGCATTCCGGCCCTAGAGATGACCAAATGGTTTGACACTAACTATCACTACCTGGTACCAGAAATTGCGGCGGATGCCAGTCCCCAAGAAAACTTCAGCGATTTCCTAGAAACCGTTAAGCGATCGCAAGTCTGGCTGGCAAACCGGGCAACGCCTGTGGTGCTAAGCCCAGTGACGCTGCTGAGCTTGAGTCGGCGCTCTGGAGAGTTCACCACAGACCTGGCCAAGCTATTGCCCCTATATAGGGCGCTGCTGGAGCAGCTTAAAACCCTGGGCATCAGCGAAGTGCAGATTCATGATCCGATTCTGGTGACAAGCAGCGCGGGCAGTCTACAAAATGCAGTGGAGCAGACTTACGAGCAATTAGCCGCTGTGGGAATACCGATTCACCTGGTCACCTATTTTGATGACCTGGGAGACAGCTATCGCTGGATAACACAGTTACCGGTGACCGGCATCAGCTTGGACTTTACGCGGGGTCAGAATCTGGAGTGGGCAAAAACCCATGGCTTCCCAGCAGAGAAGATCCTGGGGGCTGGCGTGGTGGATGGGCGCAACGTGTGGCAAAGCCACCCAGAGGCAGCGCTGACGATGCTACAAGCGCTGCGGGAAATTGCCCCTAATCTACGGGTGCAGCCCTCGGCCTCCCTACAATTTGTGCCCCATGACGCAACACTAGAAACCCAGCTGCCCGCACCCCTGCGCCAGGTTCTCAGCTTCGCCGAGCAAAAGCTAGCGGAAGTGGTTTTTCTGGCACGGACTTTGAACGGGGAAGACACCACAGCGCAGCAAGCCCAAATCCAGCACCACTGGCAGGTGTTTGAGCACTTTAATCCGCCCAACCTGGCGGTACAGGGGGCCTTGAAAAAGCTAACTGTTGAGGACTTTCAGCGATCGCTCTCCCATTCTCTACGCCTAGGCCAGCAGGTAAAGCTGCCCCCCCTGCCCACCACCACAATTGGGTCCTTCCCTCAAACCCAGGCCGTGCGAAAACTGCGGGTGCAGCATAAACAGGGCAAACTGTCCGAAGCGGAGTATCAGACCGCCATTGACGCACAGATTGCAGCGTGCATCAAAATCCAAGAAGAGATTGGGCTGGATGTGCTGGTGCATGGGGAATTTGAGCGCACCGACATGGTGGAATACTTTGGTCAGCAGCTAGCAGGCTTTGCCTTCACCGTTCATGGGTGGGTGCAAAGCTATGGGAGTCGCTGTGTGCGGCCACCCATCATCTACGGTGATGTGTCTCGCCCTCACCCCATGACTGTGCGCGAGTTTCAGGTGGCGCAGTCCCTCACTCAAAAGCCTGTGAAAGGGATGCTCACCGCTCCTATTACCATTCTCAATTGGTCATTTCCCCGTGCCGATATTCCCCGGCGAGAACAGGCGTTTCAAATTGCCCTTGCGCTGCGGCAGGAAATTGCTGATCTAGAAGCGGCAGGGGCGCAGATTATCCAGGTGGATGAACCCGCATTGCGAGAAGGGTTGCCCCTTAAGGTGCAGCGCTGGAATGAATACCTGTCTTGGGCGGTGGATGCGTTTCGCCTGGCCACGGCGATCGCCCAACCCCGGACACAGATTCACACCCATATGTGCTACTGCGAGTTTGGTGACATTATTCACGACATTGAGCGCCTAGATGCAGATGTGATCTCCATTGAAAACAGCCGCAGCAATAATCGCACGTTGCAAGAAGTGACGGCAGCGGGCTATTCCCATCAAATCGGCAATGGGGTTTATGACATCCACAGCCCGGTCGTGCCCAGCACAGAACAATTGGTACAGCAGTTAACAGCAGGCATTGCTCAGCTCCCAGCCCAACAAATCTGGGTAAATCCAGACTGTGGGCTGAAAACGCGCCGCTGGGAAGAAGTGGTTCCAGCGCTGAAAAACATGGTGGAAGCAGCACGACAACTGCGGGAGGAAAACCATGCGACCGCAAGATAG
- a CDS encoding SulP family inorganic anion transporter, with product MQLTNKIHFRNLRGDIFGGVTAAIIALPMALAFGVASGAGAIAGLWGAVLVGFFAALFGGTPTLISEPTGPMTVVMTAVIANLTAADPENGLAMAFTVVMMAGVFQIIFGALRLGKYVTMMPYTVISGFMSGIGIILVILQLAPFLGQASPPGGVVGTLQSIPDLLTNIQPAETALAVITVAIIWFMPSKLKRIVPPQLVALIAGTVLSLILFPGIDIRRIGEIPAGFPALQMPTFSADQLRLMFVDAAVLGMLGCIDALLTSLVADSLTRTEHDSNKELIGQGLGNLMSGLFGGIAGAGATMGTVVNIQTGGRSALSGLTRAGVLLVVILGAANLAATIPLAVLAGIALKVGIDIIDWGFLKRAHQVSIKGALIMYGVILLTVLVDLIAAVGIGVFVANILTIERMSNLQSQSVQTITDADDAILLNSEEKRWLDEANGRVLLFQLSGPMIFGVAKAIAREHNAIGDCDAIVFDLGEVPHLGVTASLTLENAIEEAVEKGRQVFIVGAAGQTKRRLTKLKVFGLVPPNHLFMDRAEALRSAVSTLSPQMVDQAANVGASSVV from the coding sequence ATGCAACTTACCAACAAGATTCATTTTCGAAATTTACGCGGTGACATCTTCGGAGGTGTTACCGCTGCCATCATCGCGTTGCCGATGGCTCTGGCCTTCGGTGTTGCTTCCGGTGCCGGTGCCATTGCGGGTCTCTGGGGCGCTGTTTTAGTCGGTTTTTTCGCGGCCTTATTTGGGGGAACTCCCACCCTGATTTCTGAGCCCACTGGCCCCATGACCGTGGTCATGACGGCTGTGATTGCGAACTTAACTGCGGCTGATCCTGAAAATGGCTTAGCCATGGCCTTCACTGTTGTGATGATGGCTGGGGTTTTCCAAATTATTTTTGGAGCCTTGCGACTGGGTAAATACGTCACGATGATGCCCTATACCGTGATTTCGGGCTTTATGTCCGGTATCGGCATCATCCTGGTGATTTTGCAGCTGGCGCCTTTCCTGGGCCAGGCCAGTCCTCCGGGAGGGGTTGTTGGAACGTTGCAGTCGATACCTGATCTGCTGACCAACATTCAGCCAGCAGAAACAGCTTTAGCCGTCATTACGGTGGCTATCATCTGGTTCATGCCCTCCAAGCTGAAGCGGATTGTGCCGCCGCAGTTGGTTGCCCTCATTGCCGGTACAGTGTTGTCACTCATCCTGTTCCCAGGGATCGATATTCGTCGGATTGGGGAAATTCCCGCTGGCTTTCCGGCGCTGCAAATGCCCACTTTTAGCGCCGATCAGCTGCGGCTCATGTTTGTCGATGCGGCTGTATTAGGCATGTTGGGCTGTATTGACGCGTTGTTAACGTCTCTGGTTGCGGATAGTTTGACCCGTACCGAGCATGACTCCAACAAAGAGTTGATTGGGCAAGGCTTGGGCAACTTGATGTCTGGTTTGTTTGGGGGGATTGCTGGAGCGGGTGCCACCATGGGTACGGTGGTCAACATCCAAACTGGGGGTCGCTCAGCTCTCTCGGGCTTGACCCGGGCGGGTGTCTTGTTGGTTGTGATTTTAGGGGCGGCGAATTTAGCGGCGACGATTCCCCTAGCGGTTTTGGCGGGGATTGCCCTCAAGGTTGGTATTGACATTATTGACTGGGGTTTCTTGAAGCGGGCGCACCAGGTTTCTATCAAAGGTGCCCTGATTATGTATGGGGTGATTCTGCTAACGGTGCTGGTTGACCTGATTGCAGCGGTGGGGATTGGCGTTTTCGTGGCCAATATTTTGACCATCGAACGCATGAGCAATTTGCAATCGCAGTCTGTGCAGACAATTACCGATGCTGACGATGCCATCCTGCTGAATTCTGAGGAAAAACGCTGGCTTGATGAGGCGAATGGTCGTGTGCTCCTGTTCCAATTGAGCGGGCCTATGATTTTTGGGGTCGCTAAGGCGATCGCCCGTGAGCACAATGCCATTGGAGACTGTGATGCCATTGTCTTTGACCTGGGTGAAGTTCCCCATCTGGGTGTGACAGCCTCTTTGACCCTGGAAAATGCCATTGAGGAAGCGGTTGAGAAAGGTCGTCAGGTCTTTATTGTGGGCGCTGCCGGACAGACTAAGCGTCGTCTGACCAAGCTGAAAGTCTTCGGGTTGGTGCCGCCCAATCACCTGTTTATGGATCGGGCTGAAGCCTTGAGGTCTGCGGTCTCTACCCTCTCACCCCAGATGGTTGACCAAGCTGCAAATGTCGGTGCCTCATCTGTTGTTTAA
- a CDS encoding cation:proton antiporter, which yields MLPNLISSLPPSTWVDGWPSLSPVLATTPEANYGSFVMAGVLLTLVVVYIMSKLGGELSKRLDLPPVLGELVGGVVVGVSALHLLVFPEAGATAADSVIMTVLQGLGDLDAEAVTHIFQSQSEVISVLAELGVIVLLFEIGLESDLRELSKVGSQAALVAVVGVAAPFILGTVGLVMLFHVPVIPAVFAGAALTATSIGITSKVLSELGHLKSTEGQIIVGAAVIDDVLGIIVLAVVASLAKTGEVDLLNVVYLIISASGFLLGAILLGKFFNKSFVAIADKLQTRGALLIPAFTFALAMAFLANIIHLEAILGAFAAGLVLDETDKRKELDQQVMPIADILVPIFFVTVGAKADLGVLNPAVADNRAGLIIASFLIVVAIVGKVVTGWAVFGKPGINRLAIGFGMIPRGEVGLVFAGIGSASGVLDKPLEAAIIVMVILTTFLAPPLLQVALKGQETSAAAEDTTVPAVE from the coding sequence ATGCTACCAAACCTGATTTCTAGCCTCCCACCATCAACCTGGGTTGATGGGTGGCCCTCTCTATCACCTGTTTTGGCCACGACGCCAGAGGCGAACTATGGCTCCTTTGTGATGGCTGGTGTTTTGCTGACACTAGTTGTTGTTTACATCATGAGTAAGCTCGGGGGCGAACTTTCCAAACGCCTTGATTTACCGCCTGTTTTAGGTGAGTTAGTCGGGGGTGTCGTGGTGGGCGTTTCGGCCCTTCACCTGTTGGTGTTTCCTGAGGCGGGAGCAACTGCCGCTGATTCCGTCATCATGACGGTGTTGCAAGGGCTCGGTGATCTAGATGCAGAGGCCGTTACCCATATCTTTCAAAGCCAAAGCGAGGTGATCTCGGTTTTGGCTGAGCTAGGGGTAATTGTGCTGCTGTTTGAAATCGGGTTGGAATCTGATTTACGAGAGCTGAGTAAAGTGGGGTCTCAAGCGGCCCTGGTTGCTGTGGTTGGGGTAGCTGCTCCCTTTATTTTAGGGACGGTAGGGCTGGTCATGCTGTTCCATGTCCCGGTGATTCCTGCGGTGTTTGCTGGGGCTGCGCTCACGGCGACAAGTATTGGGATTACCTCAAAGGTGCTCTCAGAACTGGGGCACCTGAAATCAACGGAAGGCCAGATTATTGTTGGGGCTGCCGTTATTGATGACGTGCTGGGCATCATTGTTCTGGCTGTTGTGGCTAGTCTCGCTAAAACTGGCGAAGTTGATTTGCTCAACGTGGTTTACCTGATTATCAGCGCCAGTGGTTTTCTGTTGGGTGCGATTCTGCTGGGTAAGTTTTTTAACAAAAGTTTTGTCGCGATCGCAGATAAGTTGCAAACTCGGGGAGCCTTGTTGATTCCTGCGTTTACCTTTGCCTTGGCCATGGCATTCTTGGCCAATATCATTCATCTGGAAGCGATTTTGGGAGCCTTTGCGGCTGGCTTGGTGCTGGATGAAACCGACAAGCGCAAAGAACTGGATCAGCAGGTGATGCCTATTGCCGATATTCTGGTGCCTATTTTCTTTGTCACCGTTGGTGCGAAGGCTGATTTGGGTGTCTTGAATCCAGCGGTAGCTGACAATCGAGCTGGGCTGATTATTGCTAGCTTCTTGATTGTGGTGGCCATCGTCGGGAAAGTGGTTACCGGCTGGGCCGTCTTTGGAAAGCCTGGTATCAATCGCCTGGCGATCGGCTTCGGGATGATTCCCCGAGGGGAAGTGGGTCTGGTGTTCGCGGGCATTGGGTCAGCCAGCGGTGTCTTGGATAAGCCTCTGGAGGCAGCCATTATCGTGATGGTGATTTTGACCACGTTCTTAGCCCCCCCGCTGTTGCAGGTAGCATTGAAAGGTCAGGAAACATCCGCAGCTGCGGAGGACACAACTGTCCCTGCGGTTGAGTAA
- a CDS encoding DUF4040 domain-containing protein: MMPEDFYVLLITALLPVSACSLVLQVNPYHALVIRGILGAVAALVYALLGAADVALTEALVGTMLSITLYAVAVRSSLSMRMGVLDHGINTLSKGHFGISSSLSPENIDALESGHASEAMLSALRKMLGQHYMRLELVSYTNLQALQSALIAKDIHTTCVASEVGGVGELPPFPSAAGQPPYHLETRVRRLYELMQAELPSELTSLSYLNPTNLSPADVRFSGPGLPDPAEAKL, translated from the coding sequence ATGATGCCTGAGGATTTCTATGTTTTGCTAATTACGGCGCTACTGCCTGTATCGGCCTGTAGCTTAGTACTGCAGGTCAACCCTTATCATGCCTTGGTGATTCGCGGCATTTTAGGGGCTGTGGCGGCGTTGGTCTATGCTCTCTTAGGGGCGGCAGATGTGGCCTTGACCGAAGCCCTGGTGGGCACCATGCTCTCCATTACCCTCTATGCGGTGGCGGTGCGATCGTCCCTGAGCATGCGTATGGGGGTACTCGACCATGGCATAAACACGCTGTCAAAAGGGCACTTTGGCATCTCTAGCAGTTTATCTCCTGAAAATATAGACGCTTTAGAGTCTGGACACGCTTCTGAGGCAATGCTCTCAGCTTTACGCAAAATGCTGGGTCAGCATTATATGCGCCTTGAACTGGTTTCTTATACCAATCTGCAGGCGTTGCAGTCGGCCCTGATAGCAAAAGACATTCATACCACCTGCGTGGCATCGGAAGTAGGGGGTGTCGGAGAGTTGCCTCCCTTCCCCTCAGCGGCAGGACAGCCCCCCTACCACTTAGAGACCCGAGTCCGACGACTTTACGAGCTGATGCAGGCCGAACTTCCGTCCGAGTTGACCAGCCTGAGTTATCTCAACCCGACTAACCTCAGCCCGGCTGATGTCCGTTTCTCAGGGCCAGGGCTGCCCGATCCAGCGGAGGCTAAGCTATGA
- a CDS encoding flavodoxin family protein — MSEQLAQITDRQCKTAPAKYDDLKALFLNCTLNRTPILSHTRGVINIAKAIFDANGVQTKVIRPVDYEIPAGLGLDMSQTPEWDRDDWPQLQKEIDATDILVLCTSVWLGEKSSVCNRVLERMYGYTHVLNEKGQYRDYGKVGATLITGNEDGVKHCAMNILFSLSHIGYTIPPQVDAGWLGEVGPGPSYLDPGSGGPENDFTNRNTTFLAWNCMHMARLLKDNGGIPAHGNQPDTWDAGCKTDFKNPEHKR, encoded by the coding sequence ATGTCAGAACAGCTGGCACAGATCACCGACCGTCAATGCAAAACAGCCCCGGCAAAATACGATGATTTGAAGGCCCTTTTCTTAAACTGCACGCTGAATCGCACACCGATTTTATCCCACACTCGTGGAGTGATTAACATTGCCAAAGCGATTTTCGATGCCAATGGGGTACAAACCAAAGTCATTCGCCCGGTGGATTACGAAATCCCGGCAGGTTTAGGGTTAGATATGTCTCAAACCCCCGAGTGGGACAGAGACGATTGGCCCCAACTCCAAAAAGAAATTGATGCGACTGATATTTTGGTGCTCTGCACATCAGTTTGGCTCGGGGAGAAAAGCTCTGTTTGCAACCGAGTCTTAGAGCGGATGTATGGATACACCCATGTGTTGAACGAGAAAGGCCAATACCGGGACTATGGCAAAGTGGGGGCAACGCTCATCACCGGCAATGAAGATGGCGTTAAGCATTGTGCTATGAACATTCTGTTTTCTCTGTCTCACATTGGCTACACCATTCCCCCCCAAGTTGATGCCGGGTGGTTGGGAGAAGTGGGACCCGGCCCTTCTTATTTAGATCCTGGATCAGGTGGCCCAGAGAATGATTTCACCAATCGCAACACCACCTTCTTGGCCTGGAACTGTATGCATATGGCCCGCCTGTTAAAAGACAACGGCGGCATTCCCGCCCATGGGAATCAGCCAGATACCTGGGATGCCGGGTGTAAAACTGACTTTAAAAACCCAGAACACAAAAGATAA
- a CDS encoding NADH-quinone oxidoreductase subunit K: MSVLEACLFATVLFGFFGIILKKNLMMKIIAMDVMSTGVIAYYVLVASRGGLHTPIAAEAEAVAYADPVPQAVILTAIVIGFSIQALMLVGVMKLARDNPTLETHEIEKSNTP; this comes from the coding sequence ATGTCTGTCTTAGAAGCCTGCCTCTTTGCGACTGTTCTGTTCGGGTTTTTCGGCATCATCCTAAAAAAGAATCTGATGATGAAGATCATCGCCATGGATGTGATGAGTACTGGGGTGATTGCCTATTACGTTTTGGTGGCGTCGCGAGGGGGGCTGCATACACCCATTGCTGCGGAGGCGGAGGCGGTTGCTTATGCCGATCCGGTGCCCCAGGCCGTGATCTTGACCGCGATCGTGATTGGCTTTTCGATCCAGGCATTAATGCTGGTCGGTGTCATGAAGCTAGCTCGGGATAATCCGACCCTGGAAACCCACGAGATCGAGAAGAGTAATACGCCATGA
- a CDS encoding Na(+)/H(+) antiporter subunit B, translating to MKWIYIAAGIALYIKMLVFPSPAIDSAELSAVELVVQDSGVPNAVSGIIFRNRLYDTIFEVVVFTLSIMGARFLLADEQPSCTVYQFNDKPSIVLARLGATIAALVSIELAIRGHLSPGGGFAAGVAGGTAIGLVAITSSSQWMEAIYKRWRAAILEKVSVLIFIVLAVLTLIGMELPHGELGTLVSGGWIPLLNILVAVKVALGSWAAILVFIRYRGLL from the coding sequence ATGAAGTGGATTTATATTGCAGCCGGGATAGCGCTATACATCAAAATGCTGGTCTTCCCGAGTCCAGCGATAGACTCAGCTGAACTGTCGGCGGTGGAGTTGGTGGTGCAAGATAGCGGGGTGCCCAATGCCGTTTCTGGCATTATCTTCAGAAACCGACTCTATGACACCATCTTTGAGGTTGTGGTCTTTACCCTTTCGATTATGGGGGCACGGTTTCTTTTGGCAGATGAACAACCGTCTTGCACCGTGTACCAATTTAACGATAAACCCTCGATTGTGTTGGCACGGTTGGGGGCCACCATTGCCGCTTTAGTCAGTATTGAGCTGGCCATTCGGGGCCATTTGAGCCCCGGCGGCGGGTTTGCGGCGGGGGTTGCGGGCGGCACCGCGATCGGCCTGGTGGCCATTACGTCATCCTCACAATGGATGGAGGCGATCTATAAGCGTTGGCGAGCCGCCATCTTAGAGAAGGTTTCAGTGCTGATTTTCATTGTGCTGGCGGTGCTGACCCTGATCGGCATGGAATTACCCCATGGTGAGCTGGGAACCTTGGTCAGCGGTGGATGGATTCCGCTGCTGAATATTCTGGTTGCGGTCAAAGTCGCTTTGGGGTCTTGGGCCGCTATTTTGGTATTTATTCGCTATCGGGGATTGTTGTAA